One genomic window of Meleagris gallopavo isolate NT-WF06-2002-E0010 breed Aviagen turkey brand Nicholas breeding stock unplaced genomic scaffold, Turkey_5.1 ChrUn_random_7180001858578, whole genome shotgun sequence includes the following:
- the MBLAC1 gene encoding metallo-beta-lactamase domain-containing protein 1 encodes MGQTAGGKGKTFGVQGGNGGGPAGPREDLWGQRGNRWGLGGQWGTRRVNGAPQRDEHRGFGHPRLQLPETPAMFPTVRTAPLGSRQIPGSPYSLTILQEGFSRPRADGSFEADCSITLVRGGPVTALVDTGGPWGRRRLLDDLEALGVSPRDVTHVLCTHGHSDHVGNLNLFPSAALLVGFDLSCGDGVFLPNGLDRGVPYAPHPGFVEVVATPGHVRAHVSVVVRGTDAGTVVVAGDLFEREGDEGVWRGLSEDPQRQEESRGWAVGVADVVVPGHGAAFRVVRGGCGGCGDVEEESGDSKGDIEGT; translated from the coding sequence ATGGGACAGACTGCTGGAGGCAAGGGGAAGACTTTTGGGGTCCAAGGGGGCAATGGGGGGGGACCAGCGGGGCCACGGGAAGACCTGTGGGGTCAACGGGGGAACCGTTGGGGTCTCGGGGGACAGTGGGGGACCCGCCGGGTGAACGGGGCTCCTCAGCGGGATGAACACCGGGGTTTCGGCCACCCCCGTTTGCAGCTCCCCGAGACCCCCGCCATGTTCCCCACCGTCCGGACCGCCCCGCTGGGATCCCGACAGATCCCGGGATCCCCCTACAGCCTCACCATCCTCCAGGAGGGCTTCAGCCGTCCCAGAGCCGACGGGAGCTTCGAGGCCGACTGCTCCATCACCCTGGTGCGTGGGGGTCCCGTCACCGCCCTGGTGGACACGGGGGGGCCGTGGGGACGTCGGCGCCTCCTGGATGACCTGGAAGCCCTTGGGGTTTCCCCACGGGACGTCACCCACGTGCTGTGCACCCACGGCCACTCGGATCACGTGGGGAACCTCAACCTTTTCCCTTCCGCTGCTCTTTTAGTGGGGTTCGACCTCAGCTGCGGGGATGGGGTCTTCTTACCCAACGGGTTGGATCGGGGGGTCCCTTACGCCCCTCACCCGGGGTTTGTTGAGGTCGTGGCCACCCCGGGCCACGTGAGGGCCCACGTCAGCGTGGTGGTGCGCGGGACGGATGCGGGGACGGTGGTGGTGGCAGGGGATCTCTTTGAGCGTGAAGGGGACGAGGGGGTGTGGAGGGGGCTGAGCGAGGACCCCCaaaggcaggaggagagcagggggTGGGCGGTGGGGGTGGCTGACGTTGTGGTGCCGGGACACGGAGCTGCGTTCCGCGTGGTCAGGGGTGG